In the Armatimonas rosea genome, AGCAGGCGCTGGCGGCGGGGTGCCATGTGCTCTGTGAGAAGCCGATGGCGCTGAGCGCAGAGGACTGCGACTCCATGATCGCGGCAGCAAAAGCGGCGGGCAAGCTGCTCTCGGTGGCGCAGGTGGTGCGCTTCTTCTCCGAGTTCGCTAGTGCGCATCGCTTGGTGCAGAGCGGCGCGGTGGGCAACCCCGCCGTGGTGCGCACCCGGCGCGGCGGGGGCTTTCCCGGCTGGTCGAGCTGGTTTGGCGACGAGGCACAGTCGGGGGGGATTCTCTTTGACCTCGCCGTCCACGATATCGACTGGCTCCTCTGGACCTTTGGACCGGTGGTGCGGGTCTACGCCAAGGGCCTCACCGAGCGCGGGTTTGAGCGGCTCGACCACGCGCTGCTCACGCTACGGCACGCCAGCGGTGCGATCAGCCACACCGAGGTAACCTGGGCCGATCCCAAGGGCGGCGGGGCGACCTTTGAGATCGCGGGCGATGCGGGGCTCCTCTCCCACGACTCGCGCAAGGAGGTCTCGCTGAGCTTTCGGACCGAGACCCGCACCGGCACCGGCCGCCCGCTGATCCCCGAGGACGACCCCTACGACCAGCAGATTGCCGCCTTTGCCAAGGCCATCACGGAGGGCGGTCCGCTTGCCGTGACCGCAGACGAAGGACGGGCAGCGGTCGCGGTCGCCGCCGCCGCCCGAGAGTCGTTGAAGACAGGCCGCGCGATCGCACTCTAAGGAGCTATGACTATGTTCTCGTTCTCCCCTAACCCCTACACCCGCCGCCGCCAGCAGCTTGCCACGGGGCTCGCCGCGGTCTCGGGAGTCACGCTGGCGCTCGTGCTCGGCAGCACCCTCCGGCTACGTCCTCGGGCGGTGTCCCCGCGCCCCAACCTCCTCTCCACCGCGAGCTTTGGGCAGGTGGCTCTCTCCCCGGACGGGACCCGCGAGGTGGCGTTTAAGGGAGGACAGGTTGTCTTGCGGGATCGGAACACCGGTAAGCCGCTGGCGCTCTACCGCGACAGCAGTATCCAAGGCGTGCGCTTCACGCCCGGCGGGAGTGAGGTGCTGGTGCATGTCCTGAGAATGCGCCGTGTTCCCGGCCAAGCGCTGGCGCAGCTCTCAGACCACGTCATGGTGCTCGACCCTATCACCGGACAGAAAAAAGGCGAGGGGCCGTACACCCTGACCCGCTAAGCAGGGCCCCAAGGAACCATGACGATGTTTTCCCACAACTCCTCAACACGACGCCGTCAACTTATTGCCTTAGG is a window encoding:
- a CDS encoding Gfo/Idh/MocA family protein, which gives rise to MTKLKAGVIGAGGMGSTHARGWAKAEGFTLAGIADVDLSKAEALAGKFGATAFSSVEALLASGVDAVSVCLPSALHKSVTEQALAAGCHVLCEKPMALSAEDCDSMIAAAKAAGKLLSVAQVVRFFSEFASAHRLVQSGAVGNPAVVRTRRGGGFPGWSSWFGDEAQSGGILFDLAVHDIDWLLWTFGPVVRVYAKGLTERGFERLDHALLTLRHASGAISHTEVTWADPKGGGATFEIAGDAGLLSHDSRKEVSLSFRTETRTGTGRPLIPEDDPYDQQIAAFAKAITEGGPLAVTADEGRAAVAVAAAARESLKTGRAIAL